A genomic window from Silene latifolia isolate original U9 population chromosome 11, ASM4854445v1, whole genome shotgun sequence includes:
- the LOC141614687 gene encoding uncharacterized protein LOC141614687: MFSSPQHGESTPVEEDAFGAYSWLFTNPWYQRPQREHRVEETPLEEPIEVDPIEVEYPQMANDTRTIRELRARNYDTQPLCIAYPPMGANANFELKGYFIHNPPKFHGHAGDDPNRHLSEFHMMCEGAIPNGVTEDQFKLRAFPFSLQDGAKYWLFYLQPGTIRTWKDMKAAFLEKYYPDSRHNHAKKAITSPEQDASESLYEYWERFKKLVAQCPYHGLSGDDLLVNFCDGLTQQYQIMVNSATGGGVDNYSVAEANEIIERLAASTRNYGRSQGSKTINSIETPSPSSHKLEKTVDDLTKMVAQLVGNNQGGAQGSNVECNFCQGPHPMETCPIMEEQGISKENVSAMMHGQYNSRNPNGGGYYKYDPSGNTYNIGSRDNPNLSWGGDTSKSFQNGQFNHLKNSNSQGQNSNYQRNNNHQQAKGGSFQFGNQGHQGNFQGNHKNFQQGGGSSSQGNEDLSTNEMFKMIMKGQAENTKRFDKMDADKISSDARVKNLEIQLGQLAQEMAKNNQRNSNSIPSTTFPPKENASSMTLRKGRTLESPPKKKRKAKSHERVIDIEEQIEEELVVEKEKETPSKTNGEEEKSPLRNDKEKSESNKTKDHVEEIEREYVVEVPFPSALTHSKRVERDEDLYETFRKCEVNIPLLNLLKGVPRYAKFLKELCTPRRSPRKGTQRVRVSEHVSA, encoded by the coding sequence ATGTTTAGCTCTCCACAACACGGTGAATCAACCCCCGTGGAAGAAGACGCTTTTGGAGCATATTCTTGGCTATTCACTAACCCTTGGTACCAAAGACCACAAAGAGAGCATAGAGTGGAGGAAACACCTTTAGAAGAACCAATTGAAGTAGACCCAATTGAAGTGGAATACCCTCAAATGGCGAATGATACTAGAACTATTAGGGAGCTCCGGGCAAGGAATTATGACACTCAACCTCTTTGCATTGCCTACCCACCCATGGGGGCTAATGCCAACTTTGAATTGAAGGGCTATTTCATTCACAACCCCCCAAAGTTTCATGGACATGCGGGGGATGACCCAAATCGCCATCTTTCCGAATTCCATATGATGTGTGAAGGTGCCATTCCAAATGGTGTCACggaagatcaatttaagttgagagCTTTCCCATTTTCACTACAAGATGGGGCAAAATATTGGTTGTTTTATCTTCAACCGGGTACAATCCGTACTTGGAAGGACATGAAAGCGGCTTTTCTTGAAAAATACTACCCCGACTCAAGACATAACCATGCAAAGAAAGCCATCACTTCTCCGGAGCAAGATGCAAGTGAGAgcttgtatgagtattgggagagattcaagaagTTAGTTGCTCAATGTCCTTACCATGGTCTTAGTGGTGATGACCTTTTGGTCAACTTTTGTGATGGTCTTACACAACAATACCAAATCATGGTTAATTCCGCTACGGGTGGTGGAGTTGACAACTATTCCGTGGCGGAGGCAAATGAAATCATAGAAAGGTTGGCCGCTAGCACAAGGAACTATGGAAGAAGCCAAGGGTCAAAGACTATTAACTCCATTGAGACACCTTCTCCTTCCTCCCACAAGCTTGAGAAAACCGTGGATGATCTCACAAAAATGGTTGCTCAACTAGTGGGGAACAATCAAGGAGGAGCACAAGGATCTAATGTGGAGTGTAATTTTTGTCAAGGGCCACACCCAATGGAAACTTGTCCCATCATGGAAGAGCAAGGAATAAGCAAGGAGAATGTGAGTGCCATGATGCACGGTCAATACAACTCTAGGAACCCCAATGGGGGAGGGTATTATAAGTATGATCCGAGTGGCAATACTTACAACATTGGGTCAAGGGACAATCCAAACCTTAGTTGGGGAGGGGATACTTCCAAGAGCTTCCAAaatggtcaattcaaccacttgaAGAACTCCAACTCTCAAGGACAAAACTCCAATTACCAAAGAAACAACAATCATCAACAAGCCAAGGGAGGATCCTTCCAATTTGGAAACCAAGGACACCAAGGGAATTTCCAAGGTAACCACAAGAACTTCCAACAAGGAGGGGGCTCTTCCTCCCAAGGAAATGAAGATTTGTCTACAAATGAGATGTTTAAGATGATCATGAAAGGACAAGCCGAAAATACCAAGAGGTTTGACAAAATGGATGCGGACAAAATTTCAAGTGATGCTAGGGTGAAGAACCTTGAGATCCAACTTGGCCAACTTGCACAAGAAATGGCCAAGAACAATCAAAGGAACTCTAACTCAATTCCATCTACAACATTTCCACCAAAGGAAAATGCAAGCTCCATGACTTTGAGAAAGGGGAGAACCCTAGAATCTCCcccgaagaagaagaggaaggccAAGTCACATGAGAGGGTCATTGACATTGAGGaacaaattgaagaagagctagtggttgagaaagagaaagagacacCCTCTAAAACTAATGGAGAAGAGGAGAAGAGTCCCTTGAGGAATgacaaagaaaagagtgaaaGCAACAAAACCAAGGATCATGTTGAGGAGATCGAGAGAGAATATGTTGTGGAGGTACCTTTTCCTAGTGCTCTCACACATTCTAAAAGAGTCGAAAGAGATGAGGATCTCTATGAAACTTTTAGGAAGTGTGAAGTAAATATCCCTTTGCTAAATCTTTTGAAAGGTGTacctaggtatgcaaagtttctcaaggaactttgcaCACCTAGGAGAAGCCCAAGGAAGGGAACCCAAAGAGTACGGGTAAGTGAACATGTCTCCGCATGA